A single genomic interval of Panthera tigris isolate Pti1 chromosome E1 unlocalized genomic scaffold, P.tigris_Pti1_mat1.1 chrE1_random_Un_scaffold_69, whole genome shotgun sequence harbors:
- the LOC122236281 gene encoding titin-like isoform X6: MLAPPKELTETLVPFLDTDSFGELPPGPDEDLNDQLTQHQRLPEVVPVPGWDQNQTIAPPPHLKSKTKTVGLDQAEDHQSFEILVPSLDSQSSKPTKFIVSPLNLKKDLAQHRRLAKVVGTPNQFANKEHLQQQLQDDYLDSNMGLLYPEENLPMGFPGGPDQLPNFSEEAEIPPPLQKTPNHLESPEEAESFLPQGEAQAQHPEPSEETETSLLEQEAPSQRPESLKDGNSANPQEAPAEPSSTPEEVEPSSVQQEASAHPTEAPEEVEPSPTPQEAPAQPPEPSKDIISQLLAHHEVNVLSPSQSEAQKPSFPNVTVKPLDLTITLTQPAEHPEEAGPTPVQQEAPAQPAERLEEVEPTPVQQEAPTLVPEFPIEYLTQLAVSDEVTSLPLGQYPDYLMFPRVIGKPLDVEFTTTPGPDKGVESSIAQQEAPPQPLEHTEEAELSLTQQETSGKPPEEVEPSSEQETPGQPSEPPGVIDPSLRQQETPAQPSVPPEEGKPSLSKQEPPAQLPDRFGEAELSPTQEEALAQLAELLNEAESSTQQETPAQSPGEIESSATLQEQPAQPPELPSREVEPSPTQQEHPAQPLWHHKMTVSPPGHYHDQHLNLPNVSVKPPDVQLTMTAEPTTEVGPSPVRHETIAQPSVPLNVEPFETQHEAPTLPPQSPEVESLPVQQETPTQSPESTTQEKLPTQQETPVQYPEYPGEVEPSTTQQEALAQQSQAPEEGESSSTQEEAPTQLPEAQEEGEPSPLQEEGQGQHPQASEGSEPPTTQEEAPVQHPQTPEEVEPSSTQQEAPAQYPQASEEGEPFPTQPETPTQYPEPLEGTEPSPAQSEATTQHPNPRGEVKPATYQEAPSQHPQTSEEINPSATQQEATAQHPEPSGEVEPSPTQQEAPAHSPEHQVVTVFPQGQNQAQLLLLPNVTVKPVDSSVTMTSESTNEVEASPLREEASAQSGVSPEQLEPSPIQQEVPHQHPAPPENVESSPVQHEVSTPPEDFPEEIELSPSQQESSALPQVPVASIEPSPIQQEVPAQQPKPNEGVESFPVQYEHPAQPPGSSTDVVAQSPVQHEVTFSPPGPGEDQHPVLPNITGKPVDLRIFLSPQATKEVKHLPVQQDVPAQSPIPPEKVEFAPAQSKHLSQSPESPEDESSPGQQEVLAQTPDPPKAVDPASGQQEAPAQSVVPQLAPAQPSEPPEKVEPSPVQQEVPAQPSEPPNEAESSPTPQEALVQSPVPQQAPAVSPEPPKEVEPSPTLQEAPAQPSEPPNEAESPTQQVAPAQFPVLQESPAISPEPPKEVEPSPTPQEPPAQPSEPGNEAESFPTQQGAPVVSPEPPKEVEPSTQQEAPPQPSDPPEKVEPSPVQQETLSLPLEPLKEIEPSLTQQEVQAQPSEAPEKVEPSPILQQSPTQPPEPSKEAETPPAQQEAPVQPPEPPEEVVAQPPVHNEVTVPPLGQEQAQHPNLPNVTVQPADLELTVTPEPTVEAEHSTIMQQTIAPPEDLEVTFPHSEHIQHPTLTKVTVKPLDPGLTITPESTTETEPSVTMQETPTQPPEPPKEVVQYPSQQEVTVPTPSKDQGQQPTLPSVTAHRVDLGLTITPEPTTEAEHSTPVKETTAPPPKDLEVTLAHPEQVQSQHPNLTEVTVPPMDLELTVTAGSSVETEPSPTMRDTPTQPPEPPKEVVVQYPFQQEVTVPTPSKDQGQHPASPIIPFRHVELTITPEPITEAEHSTTLKKTTTPPPKDPEVTLAHPKQVQSQHRNLTEVTVPPMDLEIPVSQQPESFETGFPPTTEHPVVHFVNYTSEKAYTTLTWQPEQNATTNLKICERCTCKEETLSCVGLSPQQRLRRVPVLEPDTYNGTFTILNFQGNSISHIDENVWKGYRWAEKLCHVILRGSCSVSGNALGGGEWTGPPGCHPGGAGGSGERACDS, translated from the coding sequence ATGTTGGCCCCGCCTAAGGAGTTGACCGAGACTTTGGTTCCATTCCTGGACACGGATTCGTTTGGAGAACTACCCCCAGGGCCAGATGAGGATCTGAATGACCAGCTAACCCAGCATCAAAGGCTCCCAGAGGTGGTTCCAGTGCCAGGTTGGGATCAGAATCAGACCATAGCTCCGCCTCCTCATCTCAAAAGTAAGACTAAAACTGTAGGTTTAGATCAGGCCGAAGATCACCAGTCATTTGAAATACTTGTTCCATCTCTGGATAGTCAGAGTTCAAAGCCAACAAAGTTTATTGTTTCACCCCTAAACCTGAAGAAAGATCTAGCTCAGCATCGAAGGCTTGCCAAAGTTGTTGGAACTCCAAACCAATTTGCAAATAAAGAGCACCTACAACAACAGCTGCAGGATGATTATTTAGATTCCAATATGGGTCTCCTGTATCCTGAGGAGAACCTACCTATGGGTTTCCCAGGGGGACCAGATCAACTTCCAAACTTCTCTGAGGAGGCTGAAATTCCTCCACCCTTGCAGAAGACCCCAAATCATCTAGAGTCCCCTGAGGAAGCTGAATCTTTTTTGCCCCAAGGGGAGGCTCAGGCTCAGCATCCAGAGCCCTCTGAAGAGACAGAAACATCTCTACTTGAGCAGGAGGCTCCATCTCAGCGTCCAGAGTCCCTTAAGGATGGAAATTCAGCAAACCCACAAGAAGCCCCAGCTGAGCCTTCAAGTACCCCTGAAGAGGTCGAACCTTCTTCAGTCCAGCAGGAAGCCTCAGCTCACCCTACAGAGGCCCCCGAGGAAGTGGAACCTTCTCCAACCCCCCAGGAGGCCCCTgctcagcctccagagccatCTAAGGACATCATATCTCAACTGTTAGCACATCATGAAGTAAATGTGCTATCTCCAAGTCAGAGTGAAGCTCAGAAGCCAAGCTTCCCCAATGTCACTGTTAAACCTCTGGATCTTACCATAACTCTAACTCAGCCTGCGGAGCACCCTGAGGAGGCTGGACCTACCCCAGTCCAGCAGGAGGCCCCTGCTCAGCCTGCAGAGCGCCTCGAGGAGGTTGAACCTACCCCAGTCCAGCAGGAGGCCCCAACTCTAGTTCCAGAGTTCCCTATCGAGTATTTAACTCAACTTGCAGTAAGTGATGAGGTGACATCTCTACCTCTAGGTCAGTATCCAGATTATTTAATGTTTCCCAGGGTTATAGGTAAGCCTTTAGATGTGGAATTTACCACAACTCCAGGGCCTGATAAAGGTGTTGAATCTTCTATAGCCCAGCAAGAGGCCCCACCTCAGCCTCTTGAACATACTGAGGAAGCAGAACTTTCTCTAACCCAGCAAGAGACCTCGGGTAAGCCTCCAGAGGAGGTTGAGCCTTCAAGTGAGCAGGAGACCCCAGGTCAGCCTTCCGAGCCTCCTGGGGTGATTGATCCTTCTCTAAGGCAGCAGGAGACCCCAGCTCAGCCTTCAGTGCCTCCTGAGGAAGGTAAGCCTTCTCTAAGCAAACAGGAACCCCCAGCTCAGCTTCCAGACCGTTTTGGAGAAGCTGAACTTTCTCCAACCCAGGAGGAGGCCTTAGCTCAGCTTGCAGAGCTCCTTAATGAGGCAGAATCTTCAACCCAGCAGGAGACTCCAGCTCAGTCTCCAGGGGAGATAGAATCTTCTGCAACCCTGCAAGAGCAACCagctcagcctccagagctgccTTCCAGGGAGGTGGAACCTTCTCCAACCCAGCAGGAGCACCCAGCTCAACCTCTATGGCATCATAAGATGACAGTTTCACCTCCAGGTCACTACCATGATCAACATTTAAACCTGCCCAATGTCAGTGTGAAACCTCCAGATGTGCAGCTTACCATGACTGCAGAACCCACTACAGAGGTGGGACCTTCTCCAGTTCGGCACGAGACTATAGCTCAGCCCTCAGTGCCTCTTAATGTGGAACCTTTTGAAACCCAGCATGAAGCCCCAACTCTGCCTCCACAGTCCCCTGAGGTTGAATCTTTGCCAGTTCAACAGGAGACTCCAACGCAATCTCCAGAATCTACCACACAGGAGAAACTTCCAACACAGCAGGAGACCCCAGTTCAGTATCCAGAATATCCTGGAGAAGTTGAACCTTCTACAACTCAGCAGGAGGCCCTAGCTCAGCAATCACAGGCCCCTGAGGAGGGTGAATCATCCTCAACCCAGGAGGAGGCCCCGACTCAGCTTCCAGAGGCCCAGGAAGAGGGTGAACCTTCCCCTCTCCAGGAGGAGGGCCAGGGTCAGCACCCACAGGCCTCCGAGGGGAGTGAACCACCTACAACCCAGGAGGAGGCCCCAGTTCAGCATCCACAGACCCCTGAGGAGGTTGAACCTTCTTCAACCCAGCAGGAGGCTCCAGCTCAGTATCCTCAGGCATCAGAGGAGGGTGAGCCTTTTCCAACCCAACCAGAGACCCCAACTCAGTATCCAGAGCCCCTTGAGGGGACTGAGCCTTCTCCAGCCCAGTCAGAGGCCACAACTCAGCATCCAAATCCCCGTGGGGAAGTTAAACCTGCAACCTATCAGGAGGCCCCAAGTCAGCATCCACAGACCTCTGAGGAAATTAACCCTTCTGCCACTCAACAGGAAGCCACAGCTCAACATCCAGAGCCTTCTGGTGAGGTTGAACCTTCTCCAACCCAACAGGAGGCCCCAGCTCACTCTCCAGAGCATCAGGTGGTAACAGTTTTTCCTCAAGGTCAGAATCAAGCTCAGCTCCTGCTGTTGCCTAATGTCACTGTTAAACCTGTGGATTCCTCAGTTACCATGACCTCAGAATCCACTAATGAGGTTGAAGCTTCTCCACTCCGAGAAGAGGCCTCAGCTCAGTCTGGAGTGTCCCCTGAGCAGTTGGAACCTTCTCCAATCCAGCAGGAGGTCCCACATCAGCATCCAGCGCCCCCTGAAAATGTGGAATCTTCTCCAGTCCAGCATGAAGTCTCAACTCCACCCGAAGATTTTCCTGAGGAAATTGAACTTTCTCCAAGCCAGCAGGAGAGCTCAGCTCTGCCTCAAGTGCCTGTTGCAAGTATAGAACCTTCTCCAATCCAGCAAGAGGTCCCAGCTCAGCAACCAAAGCCCAATGAGGGGGTCGAGTCTTTTCCAGTTCAGTATGAGCATCCAGCTCAGCCTCCAGGGTCCTCTACAGATGTTGTAGCTCAGTCTCCAGTACAGCATGAGGTGACATTCTCACCTCCAGGTCCAGGTGAAGATCAGCATCCAGTGTTGCCTAATATCACAGGTAAACCTGTGGATCTGAGGATTTTCCTAAGTCCCCAGGCAACTAAGGAGGTTAAACATCTTCCAGTGCAGCAGGATGTCCCTGCTCAATCTCCTATTCCCCCTGAGAAAGTTGAATTTGCTCCAGCTCAGTCCAAGCATCTTTCCCAGTCTCCAGAGTCCCCTGAAGATGAGTCTTCTCCAGGCCAACAAGAGGTCCTAGCTCAGACTCCAGACCCCCCTAAGGCTGTGGACCCTGCTTCAGGCCAACAGGAGGCCCCAGCTCAGTCTGTAGTCCCCCAGCTGGCCCCAGCTCAGCCTTCAGAGCCTCCTGAGAAGGTAGAACCATCTCCAGTTCAGCAGGAAGTCCCAGCTCAGCCTTCAGAGCCCCCTAATGAGGCAGAATCTTCTCCAACCCCGCAGGAGGCCCTGGTTCAGTCTCCTGTCCCCCAGCAGGCCCCAGCTGTATCTCCTGAGCCCCCTAAGGAGGTAGAACCTTCTCCCACACTGCAGGAGGCCCCAGCTCAGCCTTCAGAGCCCCCTAATGAGGCAGAGTCTCCAACCCAGCAGGTGGCCCCAGCTCAGTTTCCAGTCCTCCAGGAGTCCCCAGCTATATCCCCTGAGCCCCCTAAGGAGGTGGAACCTTCTCCCACACCTCAGGAGCCCCCAGCTCAGCCTTCAGAGCCCGGTAATGAGGCAGAATCTTTTCCaactcagcagggagccccagtTGTATCCCCTGAGCCCCCTAAGGAGGTAGAACCTTCCACACAGCAGGAGGCCCCACCTCAGCCTTCAGACCCTCCTGAGAAGGTGGAACCATCTCCAGTCCAGCAGGAAACCCTATCTCTACCTCTCGAGCCACTTAAGGAGATAGAACCTTCTCTAACACAACAGGAGGTACAAGCTCAGCCTTCAGAGGCCCCTGAGAAGGTAGAACCATCTCCAATTCTGCAGCAGTCTCCAACTCAACCTCCGGAGCCCTCTAAGGAGGCAGAAACTCCTCCAGCCCAGCAGGAGGCCCCAGTTCAGCCTCCAGAGCCACCTGAGGAGGTTGTAGCACAACCTCCAGTCCATAATGAGGTGACAGTTCCACCTCTAGGACAAGAGCAAGCTCAGCATCCAAACTTGCCCAATGTTACTGTTCAGCCTGCTGACCTGGAGCTTACTGTAACTCCAGAACCTACTGTGGAGGCTGAGCATTCTACAATCATGCAGCAGACTATAGCTCCTCCAGAGGACCTTGAGGTGACATTTCCACATTCAGAGCACATTCAGCATCCAACCTTAACTAAAGTCACAGTTAAACCTTTGGACCCAGGGCTTACCATAACTCCAGAATCCACTACAGAGACTGAACCTTCTGTAACCATGCAAGAGACCCCaacccagcctccagagccacctAAGGAGGTTGTTCAGTATCCGTCCCAACAGGAAGTGACAGTTCCTACTCCAAGTAAGGATCAAGGTCAGCAACCAACATTGCCCAGTGTCACAGCTCATCGTGTGGACTTGGGGCTTACCATAACTCCAGAACCTACTACAGAGGCTGAACATTCTACACCCGTGAAGGAGACTACAGCTCCTCCTCCAAAGGACCTTGAGGTGACACTTGCACATCCAGAGCAGGTTCAGAGTCAGCATCCAAACCTGACTGAAGTCACAGTTCCACCTATGGACCTGGAACTTACTGTAACTGCAGGATCCAGTGTGGAGACTGAACCTTCTCCAACCATGCGAGACACCCCAActcagcctccagagccaccTAAGGAGGTTGTAGTTCAATATCCATTCCAGCAGGAAGTGACAGTTCCAACTCCAAGTAAGGATCAAGGTCAGCATCCAGCATCACCCATCATCCCATTTCGTCATGTGGAGCTTACTATAACTCCAGAACCTATTACAGAGGCTGAACATTCGACAACCCTGAAGAAGACTACAACTCCTCCCCCAAAGGACCCTGAGGTGACACTTGCACATCCAAAACAGGTTCAGAGTCAACATCGAAACCTGACTGAAGTCACGGTTCCACCTATGGACCTAGAAATTCCTGTAAGTCAGCAACCAGAGTCATTTGAGACAGGTTTTCCTCCAACAACTGAACATCCTGTGGTGCATTTTGTAAACTATACCTCAGAAAAGGCATACACAACTTTAACTTGGCAACCAGAACAGAATGCCACCACAAACCTCAAAATATGTGAGCGCTGTACCTGCAAAGAGGAGACACTGTCGTGTGTTGGTCTCAGCCCACAGCAGAGGCTCCGCAGAGTGCCCGTGCTGGAGCCCGACACCTACAACGGCACCTTCACCATCTT